One Betta splendens chromosome 16, fBetSpl5.4, whole genome shotgun sequence genomic window carries:
- the LOC114843663 gene encoding tumor necrosis factor receptor superfamily member 6B-like: MLFLPTLFVLSGVLRAASVVESVPTFEDVNQDTGEVVVCDMCPPGTHVSARCTATTPTRCAPCKAEHFTGLWNYLPRCLYCSTFCTDNQEVEKECSPLNDRVCRCKDGFYTNGDFCVRHSACEPGHGVQTRGTTQMNTVCEECSDGYFSNSSSALDACVKHQECACAEQVLLPGSVYHDTVCGSCDDLANGGETLRTFMTGFFSMHRMRVGKMKKFVTRYIHKSVPRQRGPLMDQIRDWLLQVPEEQLRNLPEMLRTSTLTSMAEKLKRRLDWIKEQSPNCSLGL, translated from the exons ATG CTCTTCTTACCCACGCTCTTCGTGCTCTCCGGTGTCCTCCGCGCAGCGTCGGTGGTGGAATCCGTTCCCACCTTTGAGGACGTAAACCAGGACACCGGAGAAGTCGTCGTCTGCGACATGTGTCCACCCGGTACGCACGTGAGCGCGCGCTGCACCGCCACCACGCCCACCCGGTGCGCACCGTGCAAAGCCGAGCACTTCACGGGGCTGTGGAACTACCTGCCCCGGTGTCTGTACTGCAGCACCTTCTGCACCGACAaccaggaggtggagaaggagtgTTCGCCGCTCAACGACAGAGTCTGTCGGTGCAAAGACGGCTTTTACACCAACGGCGACTTCTGCGTCCGACACTCCGCGTGCGAGCCTGGCCACGGAGTTCAGACGAGAG GTACGACGCAAATGAACACGGTGTGTGAAGAGTGTTCTGATGGCTACTTCTCCAACTCATCTTCTGCGCTGGACGCGTGCGTAAAACACCAGGAATGCGCATGCGCAGAGCAAGTTCTGCTCCCGGGCTCCGTTTACCACGACACCGTGTGTGGCAGCTGTGATGACCTCGCGAATGGAG GGGAAACACTCAGGACTTTTATGACTGGATTCTTCAGCATGCACAGGATGCGTGTGGGCAAAATGAAAAAATTTGTCACCAG GTACATTCACAAGTCTGTCCCCAGACAGAGAGGTCCTCTCATGGATCAGATCAGAGACTGGCTGCTCCAGGTTCCAGAGGAGCAGCTAAGGAATCTGCCAGAGATGCTGAGAACTTCAACACTCACCTCCATGGCAGAGAAACTAAAGCGGAGACTGGACTGGATTAAGGAGCAGAGCCCAAACTGTAGCTTAGGTTTGTAA